In a single window of the Bactrocera dorsalis isolate Fly_Bdor chromosome 2, ASM2337382v1, whole genome shotgun sequence genome:
- the LOC105229617 gene encoding neprilysin-2 isoform X7: protein MQTVIKNPNWWRRRTTLERCLVLISIIALIAVVGLVIGLVSVILSNHLTEELKASTNPPEALQGSTRNTDNEVFMPPQKLPRDDVCLSAECIHTSSAVLSKMKPEIEPCDDFYQFVCGTYIEENLIPDDKDSLNTFSLISDKLHEQLKEIIVEERPITEPKHYQLPNALYKACMNKSLIEELDSKPIADIAKKLGGWPVIEGDSWNADNSWSWQETVKKFRRMGFSMDYIIDFSVSVDLKNSTTRIIDFDQSAIGLSREYLVKGFNETLVSSYYDYMVDMAVLFGADKEAAKRELRESLDFEIALANISWPAEKRRNTNDLYNIRTLKQLQEAYPYVQWVDYTNALLPDKIKVNEDEPVNLSVPSFFEELGPLLERTPNRVIANYMMWRIHAFSIVFLSEQFRKRQLQYATALSGRQEQEARWKECVDIASGSLAIAVGSLYVRKHFKQDSKAIALDMVHQIRGVFDNILSEVDWMDEATKKEAKKKLYAMTTHIGYPDEMLDNSKLEEYYRNLEIDSNKYFESFLNMNVFGTDYSFNKLRLPVNKTDWMRHARPAVVNAYYSSIENSIQFPAGILQGHFFHAARPKYMNYGAIGFVIGHEITHGFDDQGRRFDLQGNLLDWWAEDTQKAYLDKAKCIIEQYANFTDGQTGLHLNGVNTQGENIADNGGVKESYRAYRQWAEQNGPEPKLPGLDYTPEQMFWISAGQTWCAKYRKETLKMRITTGVHSPSQFRVMGTFSNMKDFARDFNCPEGSRMNPVQKCEVW from the exons AAATCCGAATTGGTGGCGCAGGCGCACCACGTTGGAACGATGCCTGGTATTAATCAGTATTATTGCGTTGATCGCAGTGGTTGGTCTTGTGATTGGACTGGTTTCTGTTATACTTTCAAATCATTTGACGGAAG AACTCAAGGCATCTACCAATCCACCAGAGGCGCTGCAAGGCTCCACACGTAACACTGACAATGAGGTCTTTATGCCACCACAGAAACTACCAAGGGATGATGTCTGCCTCTCAGCCGAATGCATACACACTTCGTCGGCGGTGCTGAGCAAAATGAAGCCAGAAATCGAACCTTGCGATGATTTCTATCAATTTGTTTGCGGTACTTATATTGAGGAAAATTTAATACCCGATGACAAGGATTCATTGAATACGTTCTCTTTGATCTCGGATAAATTACATGAACAGTTGAAGGAGATTATTGTCGAAGAACGGCCAATCACAGAGCCCAAACACTACCAGCTGCCGAACGCGCTGTATAAGGCGTGCATGAATAAAT CACTGATTGAGGAGCTGGATTCCAAGCCCATTGCGGACATTGCCAAAAAACTCGGCGGCTGGCCGGTAATTGAGGGCGATTCATGGAACGCAGACAACAGCTGGTCTTGGCAGGAAACAGTAAAGAAATTCCGTAGGATGGGCTTCAGCATGGACTACATCATCGACTTTTCTGTCAGTGTGGATCTGAAGAACAGTACAACGCGTATCATTGAT TTTGATCAATCCGCTATTGGCTTGAGCCGCGAATATCTTGTCAAAGGCTTCAACGAAACATTGGTGAGCTCCTACTATGACTATATGGTCGATATGGCTGTGCTTTTTGGTGCTGATAAGGAAGCAGCGAAGCGTGAGTTGCGGGAATCTCTCGATTTCGAGATTGCTTTGGCCAAT ATTTCGTGGCCAGCTGAGAAGCGCCGCAACACCAACGATCTCTACAACATACGCACATTGAAGCAGCTGCAAGAAGCTTATCCTTACGTGCAGTGGGTGGACTACACCAACGCTTTGCTGCCGGACAAAATCAAAGTGAACGAGGATGAGCCAGTGAATCTTTCAGTGCCCAGTTTCTTTGAAGAGTTAGGCCCACTATTGGAGCGTACACCAAATCGTGTGATTGCGAACTACATGATGTGGCGTATACACGCCTTTTCGATCGTTTTTCTCTCGGAGCAATTCCGCAAGCGTCAACTGCAATACGCGACTGCTTTGTCGGGTCGTCAGGAGCAAGAGGCGCGTTGGAAGGAGTGTGTGGATATTGCCAGTGGCAG CTTGGCCATTGCCGTCGGTTCGCTATATGTGCGTAAGCATTTCAAGCAAGACTCCAAGGCTATAGCATTGGATATGGTACACCAAATTCGCGGAGTCTTCGACAATATACTCAGTGAGGTCGACTGGATGGACGAGGCTACCAAGAAGGAGGCTAAGAAGAAGTTATATGCCATGACTACACACATTGGCTATCCCGACGAGATGTTGGATAATTCGAAATTGGAGGAATACTACCGGAATTTGGAGATTGACTCCAACAAGTACTTTGAGTCTTTCCTGAACATGAATGTCTTCGGCACAGATTACTCGTTCAATAAGCTGCGCTTGCCGGTGAATAAGACAGATTGGATGCGCCACGCACGTCCTGCGGTTGTGAATGCCTACTATTCATCGATCGAGAACAGCATAC aattcccTGCTGGTATTCTGCAAGGCCACTTCTTCCACGCTGCCCGCCCCAAGTACATGAATTATGGTGCTATCGGTTTCGTTATTGGTCATGAGATTACGCACGGCTTCGATGATCAAGGACGTCGTTTTGACTTGCAAGGCAACTTGTTGGACTGGTGGGCAGAGGATACGCAGAAGGCCTATTTGGACAAGGCAAAGTGTATTATTGAACAGTATGCAAATTTCACGGACGGACAAACTGGTTTGcat cTGAATGGCGTCAATACGCAGGGTGAGAATATTGCCGACAATGGTGGTGTGAAAGAATCCTATCGAGCTTATCGCCAGTGGGCGGAACAGAATGGACCCGAGCCGAAATTACCCGGTTTGGACTACACCCCTGAGCAAATGTTCTGGATCTCTGCCGGTCAGACGTGGTGCGCCAAATACCGCAAAG aaACCCTCAAAATGCGTATCACGACCGGCGTGCACTCACCTTCGCAATTCCGCGTCATGGGCACATTCAGCAATATGAAGGACTTTGCGCGCGACTTCAATTGCCCCGAAGGATCCCGAATGAACCCCGTGCAGAAGTGCGAAGTGTGGTAA
- the LOC105229617 gene encoding neprilysin-2 isoform X3 has protein sequence MQTVIKNPNWWRRRTTLERCLVLISIIALIAVVGLVIGLVSVILSNHLTEELKASTNPPEALQGSTRNTDNEVFMPPQKLPRDDVCLSAECIHTSSAVLSKMKPEIEPCDDFYQFVCGTYIEENLIPDDKDSLNTFSLISDKLHEQLKEIIVEERPITEPKHYQLPNALYKACMNKSLIEELDSKPIADIAKKLGGWPVIEGDSWNADNSWSWQETVKKFRRMGFSMDYIIDFSVSVDLKNSTTRIIDFDQSAIGLSREYLVKGFNETLVSSYYDYMVDMAVLFGADKEAAKRELRESLDFEIALANISWPAEKRRNTNDLYNIRTLKQLQEAYPYVQWVDYTNALLPDKIKVNEDEPVNLSVPSFFEELGPLLERTPNRVIANYMMWRIHAFSIVFLSEQFRKRQLQYATALSGRQEQEARWKECVDIASGSELRDVEYEVEGLAIAVGSLYVRKHFKQDSKAIALDMVHQIRGVFDNILSEVDWMDEATKKEAKKKLYAMTTHIGYPDEMLDNSKLEEYYRNLEIDSNKYFESFLNMNVFGTDYSFNKLRLPVNKTDWMRHARPAVVNAYYSSIENSIQFPAGILQGHFFHAARPKYMNYGAIGFVIGHEITHGFDDQGRRFDLQGNLLDWWAEDTQKAYLDKAKCIIEQYANFTDGQTGLHLNGVNTQGENIADNGGVKESYRAYRQWAEQNGPEPKLPGLDYTPEQMFWISAGQTWCAKYRKETLKMRITTGVHSPSQFRVMGTFSNMKDFARDFNCPEGSRMNPVQKCEVW, from the exons AAATCCGAATTGGTGGCGCAGGCGCACCACGTTGGAACGATGCCTGGTATTAATCAGTATTATTGCGTTGATCGCAGTGGTTGGTCTTGTGATTGGACTGGTTTCTGTTATACTTTCAAATCATTTGACGGAAG AACTCAAGGCATCTACCAATCCACCAGAGGCGCTGCAAGGCTCCACACGTAACACTGACAATGAGGTCTTTATGCCACCACAGAAACTACCAAGGGATGATGTCTGCCTCTCAGCCGAATGCATACACACTTCGTCGGCGGTGCTGAGCAAAATGAAGCCAGAAATCGAACCTTGCGATGATTTCTATCAATTTGTTTGCGGTACTTATATTGAGGAAAATTTAATACCCGATGACAAGGATTCATTGAATACGTTCTCTTTGATCTCGGATAAATTACATGAACAGTTGAAGGAGATTATTGTCGAAGAACGGCCAATCACAGAGCCCAAACACTACCAGCTGCCGAACGCGCTGTATAAGGCGTGCATGAATAAAT CACTGATTGAGGAGCTGGATTCCAAGCCCATTGCGGACATTGCCAAAAAACTCGGCGGCTGGCCGGTAATTGAGGGCGATTCATGGAACGCAGACAACAGCTGGTCTTGGCAGGAAACAGTAAAGAAATTCCGTAGGATGGGCTTCAGCATGGACTACATCATCGACTTTTCTGTCAGTGTGGATCTGAAGAACAGTACAACGCGTATCATTGAT TTTGATCAATCCGCTATTGGCTTGAGCCGCGAATATCTTGTCAAAGGCTTCAACGAAACATTGGTGAGCTCCTACTATGACTATATGGTCGATATGGCTGTGCTTTTTGGTGCTGATAAGGAAGCAGCGAAGCGTGAGTTGCGGGAATCTCTCGATTTCGAGATTGCTTTGGCCAAT ATTTCGTGGCCAGCTGAGAAGCGCCGCAACACCAACGATCTCTACAACATACGCACATTGAAGCAGCTGCAAGAAGCTTATCCTTACGTGCAGTGGGTGGACTACACCAACGCTTTGCTGCCGGACAAAATCAAAGTGAACGAGGATGAGCCAGTGAATCTTTCAGTGCCCAGTTTCTTTGAAGAGTTAGGCCCACTATTGGAGCGTACACCAAATCGTGTGATTGCGAACTACATGATGTGGCGTATACACGCCTTTTCGATCGTTTTTCTCTCGGAGCAATTCCGCAAGCGTCAACTGCAATACGCGACTGCTTTGTCGGGTCGTCAGGAGCAAGAGGCGCGTTGGAAGGAGTGTGTGGATATTGCCAGTGGCAG CGAATTACGCGATGTCGAATATGAAGTTGAAGG CTTGGCCATTGCCGTCGGTTCGCTATATGTGCGTAAGCATTTCAAGCAAGACTCCAAGGCTATAGCATTGGATATGGTACACCAAATTCGCGGAGTCTTCGACAATATACTCAGTGAGGTCGACTGGATGGACGAGGCTACCAAGAAGGAGGCTAAGAAGAAGTTATATGCCATGACTACACACATTGGCTATCCCGACGAGATGTTGGATAATTCGAAATTGGAGGAATACTACCGGAATTTGGAGATTGACTCCAACAAGTACTTTGAGTCTTTCCTGAACATGAATGTCTTCGGCACAGATTACTCGTTCAATAAGCTGCGCTTGCCGGTGAATAAGACAGATTGGATGCGCCACGCACGTCCTGCGGTTGTGAATGCCTACTATTCATCGATCGAGAACAGCATAC aattcccTGCTGGTATTCTGCAAGGCCACTTCTTCCACGCTGCCCGCCCCAAGTACATGAATTATGGTGCTATCGGTTTCGTTATTGGTCATGAGATTACGCACGGCTTCGATGATCAAGGACGTCGTTTTGACTTGCAAGGCAACTTGTTGGACTGGTGGGCAGAGGATACGCAGAAGGCCTATTTGGACAAGGCAAAGTGTATTATTGAACAGTATGCAAATTTCACGGACGGACAAACTGGTTTGcat cTGAATGGCGTCAATACGCAGGGTGAGAATATTGCCGACAATGGTGGTGTGAAAGAATCCTATCGAGCTTATCGCCAGTGGGCGGAACAGAATGGACCCGAGCCGAAATTACCCGGTTTGGACTACACCCCTGAGCAAATGTTCTGGATCTCTGCCGGTCAGACGTGGTGCGCCAAATACCGCAAAG aaACCCTCAAAATGCGTATCACGACCGGCGTGCACTCACCTTCGCAATTCCGCGTCATGGGCACATTCAGCAATATGAAGGACTTTGCGCGCGACTTCAATTGCCCCGAAGGATCCCGAATGAACCCCGTGCAGAAGTGCGAAGTGTGGTAA
- the LOC105229617 gene encoding neprilysin-2 isoform X4, whose amino-acid sequence MQTVIKNPNWWRRRTTLERCLVLISIIALIAVVGLVIGLVSVILSNHLTEELKASTNPPEALQGSTRNTDNEVFMPPQKLPRDDVCLSAECIHTSSAVLSKMKPEIEPCDDFYQFVCGTYIEENLIPDDKDSLNTFSLISDKLHEQLKEIIVEERPITEPKHYQLPNALYKACMNKSLIEELDSKPIADIAKKLGGWPVIEGDSWNADNSWSWQETVKKFRRMGFSMDYIIDFSVSVDLKNSTTRIIDFDQSAIGLSREYLVKGFNETLVSSYYDYMVDMAVLFGADKEAAKRELRESLDFEIALANISWPAEKRRNTNDLYNIRTLKQLQEAYPYVQWVDYTNALLPDKIKVNEDEPVNLSVPSFFEELGPLLERTPNRVIANYMMWRIHAFSIVFLSEQFRKRQLQYATALSGRQEQEARWKECVDIASGSYDEEGEDEVEGLAIAVGSLYVRKHFKQDSKAIALDMVHQIRGVFDNILSEVDWMDEATKKEAKKKLYAMTTHIGYPDEMLDNSKLEEYYRNLEIDSNKYFESFLNMNVFGTDYSFNKLRLPVNKTDWMRHARPAVVNAYYSSIENSIQFPAGILQGHFFHAARPKYMNYGAIGFVIGHEITHGFDDQGRRFDLQGNLLDWWAEDTQKAYLDKAKCIIEQYANFTDGQTGLHLNGVNTQGENIADNGGVKESYRAYRQWAEQNGPEPKLPGLDYTPEQMFWISAGQTWCAKYRKETLKMRITTGVHSPSQFRVMGTFSNMKDFARDFNCPEGSRMNPVQKCEVW is encoded by the exons AAATCCGAATTGGTGGCGCAGGCGCACCACGTTGGAACGATGCCTGGTATTAATCAGTATTATTGCGTTGATCGCAGTGGTTGGTCTTGTGATTGGACTGGTTTCTGTTATACTTTCAAATCATTTGACGGAAG AACTCAAGGCATCTACCAATCCACCAGAGGCGCTGCAAGGCTCCACACGTAACACTGACAATGAGGTCTTTATGCCACCACAGAAACTACCAAGGGATGATGTCTGCCTCTCAGCCGAATGCATACACACTTCGTCGGCGGTGCTGAGCAAAATGAAGCCAGAAATCGAACCTTGCGATGATTTCTATCAATTTGTTTGCGGTACTTATATTGAGGAAAATTTAATACCCGATGACAAGGATTCATTGAATACGTTCTCTTTGATCTCGGATAAATTACATGAACAGTTGAAGGAGATTATTGTCGAAGAACGGCCAATCACAGAGCCCAAACACTACCAGCTGCCGAACGCGCTGTATAAGGCGTGCATGAATAAAT CACTGATTGAGGAGCTGGATTCCAAGCCCATTGCGGACATTGCCAAAAAACTCGGCGGCTGGCCGGTAATTGAGGGCGATTCATGGAACGCAGACAACAGCTGGTCTTGGCAGGAAACAGTAAAGAAATTCCGTAGGATGGGCTTCAGCATGGACTACATCATCGACTTTTCTGTCAGTGTGGATCTGAAGAACAGTACAACGCGTATCATTGAT TTTGATCAATCCGCTATTGGCTTGAGCCGCGAATATCTTGTCAAAGGCTTCAACGAAACATTGGTGAGCTCCTACTATGACTATATGGTCGATATGGCTGTGCTTTTTGGTGCTGATAAGGAAGCAGCGAAGCGTGAGTTGCGGGAATCTCTCGATTTCGAGATTGCTTTGGCCAAT ATTTCGTGGCCAGCTGAGAAGCGCCGCAACACCAACGATCTCTACAACATACGCACATTGAAGCAGCTGCAAGAAGCTTATCCTTACGTGCAGTGGGTGGACTACACCAACGCTTTGCTGCCGGACAAAATCAAAGTGAACGAGGATGAGCCAGTGAATCTTTCAGTGCCCAGTTTCTTTGAAGAGTTAGGCCCACTATTGGAGCGTACACCAAATCGTGTGATTGCGAACTACATGATGTGGCGTATACACGCCTTTTCGATCGTTTTTCTCTCGGAGCAATTCCGCAAGCGTCAACTGCAATACGCGACTGCTTTGTCGGGTCGTCAGGAGCAAGAGGCGCGTTGGAAGGAGTGTGTGGATATTGCCAGTGGCAG CTATGATGAAGAGGGCGAAGATGAAGTAGAAGG CTTGGCCATTGCCGTCGGTTCGCTATATGTGCGTAAGCATTTCAAGCAAGACTCCAAGGCTATAGCATTGGATATGGTACACCAAATTCGCGGAGTCTTCGACAATATACTCAGTGAGGTCGACTGGATGGACGAGGCTACCAAGAAGGAGGCTAAGAAGAAGTTATATGCCATGACTACACACATTGGCTATCCCGACGAGATGTTGGATAATTCGAAATTGGAGGAATACTACCGGAATTTGGAGATTGACTCCAACAAGTACTTTGAGTCTTTCCTGAACATGAATGTCTTCGGCACAGATTACTCGTTCAATAAGCTGCGCTTGCCGGTGAATAAGACAGATTGGATGCGCCACGCACGTCCTGCGGTTGTGAATGCCTACTATTCATCGATCGAGAACAGCATAC aattcccTGCTGGTATTCTGCAAGGCCACTTCTTCCACGCTGCCCGCCCCAAGTACATGAATTATGGTGCTATCGGTTTCGTTATTGGTCATGAGATTACGCACGGCTTCGATGATCAAGGACGTCGTTTTGACTTGCAAGGCAACTTGTTGGACTGGTGGGCAGAGGATACGCAGAAGGCCTATTTGGACAAGGCAAAGTGTATTATTGAACAGTATGCAAATTTCACGGACGGACAAACTGGTTTGcat cTGAATGGCGTCAATACGCAGGGTGAGAATATTGCCGACAATGGTGGTGTGAAAGAATCCTATCGAGCTTATCGCCAGTGGGCGGAACAGAATGGACCCGAGCCGAAATTACCCGGTTTGGACTACACCCCTGAGCAAATGTTCTGGATCTCTGCCGGTCAGACGTGGTGCGCCAAATACCGCAAAG aaACCCTCAAAATGCGTATCACGACCGGCGTGCACTCACCTTCGCAATTCCGCGTCATGGGCACATTCAGCAATATGAAGGACTTTGCGCGCGACTTCAATTGCCCCGAAGGATCCCGAATGAACCCCGTGCAGAAGTGCGAAGTGTGGTAA
- the LOC105229617 gene encoding neprilysin-2 isoform X2 produces MRYHLLCCRNPNWWRRRTTLERCLVLISIIALIAVVGLVIGLVSVILSNHLTEELKASTNPPEALQGSTRNTDNEVFMPPQKLPRDDVCLSAECIHTSSAVLSKMKPEIEPCDDFYQFVCGTYIEENLIPDDKDSLNTFSLISDKLHEQLKEIIVEERPITEPKHYQLPNALYKACMNKSLIEELDSKPIADIAKKLGGWPVIEGDSWNADNSWSWQETVKKFRRMGFSMDYIIDFSVSVDLKNSTTRIIDFDQSAIGLSREYLVKGFNETLVSSYYDYMVDMAVLFGADKEAAKRELRESLDFEIALANISWPAEKRRNTNDLYNIRTLKQLQEAYPYVQWVDYTNALLPDKIKVNEDEPVNLSVPSFFEELGPLLERTPNRVIANYMMWRIHAFSIVFLSEQFRKRQLQYATALSGRQEQEARWKECVDIASGSELRDVEYEVEGLAIAVGSLYVRKHFKQDSKAIALDMVHQIRGVFDNILSEVDWMDEATKKEAKKKLYAMTTHIGYPDEMLDNSKLEEYYRNLEIDSNKYFESFLNMNVFGTDYSFNKLRLPVNKTDWMRHARPAVVNAYYSSIENSIQFPAGILQGHFFHAARPKYMNYGAIGFVIGHEITHGFDDQGRRFDLQGNLLDWWAEDTQKAYLDKAKCIIEQYANFTDGQTGLHLNGVNTQGENIADNGGVKESYRAYRQWAEQNGPEPKLPGLDYTPEQMFWISAGQTWCAKYRKETLKMRITTGVHSPSQFRVMGTFSNMKDFARDFNCPEGSRMNPVQKCEVW; encoded by the exons AAATCCGAATTGGTGGCGCAGGCGCACCACGTTGGAACGATGCCTGGTATTAATCAGTATTATTGCGTTGATCGCAGTGGTTGGTCTTGTGATTGGACTGGTTTCTGTTATACTTTCAAATCATTTGACGGAAG AACTCAAGGCATCTACCAATCCACCAGAGGCGCTGCAAGGCTCCACACGTAACACTGACAATGAGGTCTTTATGCCACCACAGAAACTACCAAGGGATGATGTCTGCCTCTCAGCCGAATGCATACACACTTCGTCGGCGGTGCTGAGCAAAATGAAGCCAGAAATCGAACCTTGCGATGATTTCTATCAATTTGTTTGCGGTACTTATATTGAGGAAAATTTAATACCCGATGACAAGGATTCATTGAATACGTTCTCTTTGATCTCGGATAAATTACATGAACAGTTGAAGGAGATTATTGTCGAAGAACGGCCAATCACAGAGCCCAAACACTACCAGCTGCCGAACGCGCTGTATAAGGCGTGCATGAATAAAT CACTGATTGAGGAGCTGGATTCCAAGCCCATTGCGGACATTGCCAAAAAACTCGGCGGCTGGCCGGTAATTGAGGGCGATTCATGGAACGCAGACAACAGCTGGTCTTGGCAGGAAACAGTAAAGAAATTCCGTAGGATGGGCTTCAGCATGGACTACATCATCGACTTTTCTGTCAGTGTGGATCTGAAGAACAGTACAACGCGTATCATTGAT TTTGATCAATCCGCTATTGGCTTGAGCCGCGAATATCTTGTCAAAGGCTTCAACGAAACATTGGTGAGCTCCTACTATGACTATATGGTCGATATGGCTGTGCTTTTTGGTGCTGATAAGGAAGCAGCGAAGCGTGAGTTGCGGGAATCTCTCGATTTCGAGATTGCTTTGGCCAAT ATTTCGTGGCCAGCTGAGAAGCGCCGCAACACCAACGATCTCTACAACATACGCACATTGAAGCAGCTGCAAGAAGCTTATCCTTACGTGCAGTGGGTGGACTACACCAACGCTTTGCTGCCGGACAAAATCAAAGTGAACGAGGATGAGCCAGTGAATCTTTCAGTGCCCAGTTTCTTTGAAGAGTTAGGCCCACTATTGGAGCGTACACCAAATCGTGTGATTGCGAACTACATGATGTGGCGTATACACGCCTTTTCGATCGTTTTTCTCTCGGAGCAATTCCGCAAGCGTCAACTGCAATACGCGACTGCTTTGTCGGGTCGTCAGGAGCAAGAGGCGCGTTGGAAGGAGTGTGTGGATATTGCCAGTGGCAG CGAATTACGCGATGTCGAATATGAAGTTGAAGG CTTGGCCATTGCCGTCGGTTCGCTATATGTGCGTAAGCATTTCAAGCAAGACTCCAAGGCTATAGCATTGGATATGGTACACCAAATTCGCGGAGTCTTCGACAATATACTCAGTGAGGTCGACTGGATGGACGAGGCTACCAAGAAGGAGGCTAAGAAGAAGTTATATGCCATGACTACACACATTGGCTATCCCGACGAGATGTTGGATAATTCGAAATTGGAGGAATACTACCGGAATTTGGAGATTGACTCCAACAAGTACTTTGAGTCTTTCCTGAACATGAATGTCTTCGGCACAGATTACTCGTTCAATAAGCTGCGCTTGCCGGTGAATAAGACAGATTGGATGCGCCACGCACGTCCTGCGGTTGTGAATGCCTACTATTCATCGATCGAGAACAGCATAC aattcccTGCTGGTATTCTGCAAGGCCACTTCTTCCACGCTGCCCGCCCCAAGTACATGAATTATGGTGCTATCGGTTTCGTTATTGGTCATGAGATTACGCACGGCTTCGATGATCAAGGACGTCGTTTTGACTTGCAAGGCAACTTGTTGGACTGGTGGGCAGAGGATACGCAGAAGGCCTATTTGGACAAGGCAAAGTGTATTATTGAACAGTATGCAAATTTCACGGACGGACAAACTGGTTTGcat cTGAATGGCGTCAATACGCAGGGTGAGAATATTGCCGACAATGGTGGTGTGAAAGAATCCTATCGAGCTTATCGCCAGTGGGCGGAACAGAATGGACCCGAGCCGAAATTACCCGGTTTGGACTACACCCCTGAGCAAATGTTCTGGATCTCTGCCGGTCAGACGTGGTGCGCCAAATACCGCAAAG aaACCCTCAAAATGCGTATCACGACCGGCGTGCACTCACCTTCGCAATTCCGCGTCATGGGCACATTCAGCAATATGAAGGACTTTGCGCGCGACTTCAATTGCCCCGAAGGATCCCGAATGAACCCCGTGCAGAAGTGCGAAGTGTGGTAA